Genomic DNA from Setaria italica strain Yugu1 chromosome V, Setaria_italica_v2.0, whole genome shotgun sequence:
CTCGAAACATTCCTTCTTGAGGTAAAATGATGGTATGTGGCCACAATTCATCCTACGAGTAGGAGAATTAAGACCCAAATAACTCGagcaagaaaaacaaaaaaaagaacattATTGCTCAAAGTAGTGCATACAGTGGAACAAGTTATTTTCCCTTCTTCTGTTCAGGAGCCCTCGATCCTATAATGCTACAGATGGGCTGATCCGGTGACTGAAGCAGCTTCAACGCAGGGTGAACTTTCAGGTCACGCATCAGCAGTTTTTGTCCTACATCCAACTCGCTCAGATCCACTTCAATGTATGGTGGTACGATGTCAGCGGGGCAGAGGTACTTGACTGTTCTTTTTATGGTGTTGAAATAAGCTCCTGGAATTTTCAATATAAACACATTAGTCTGGATTATTATAAACAGATTTTAATCTTATAAACTAGATATGAATACATAACTCACCCAAAGTTTATGCCAAAAGAGGGAATTGCAGACTTAGATAATGATGCAGGAATTCTAGCTAAAGCGGTATGAACATGATGCAGGTGATGTTTAAACATTCTGGGcagagtttttgaaatgaaAAATTCAGTGTATACAGAACTACAGATTCATACAAAAATGAATGGACATTTAGTTTAGTGTTAAAGTGATGGATCATCAAAATGTGCTACATACCTTTCCTGAGACCTGGTGAGGCATCCTCTCCAATGAACATCAGAGGAACATCTATTTTGAGAAGCGCAGAAGAAGGGGCTCTCATGAATGTGACAGTCAGAGGTTCATCAGTGCCAGCATGCAGGTGTACCTGAATATGTTCAAACAAGATCCCGCATTAGCCATCATGGTAAATTCTGTTAGTATACATAGAAGGTAATGAACATACATATTCATATTATTGTTCAACAGTTGACATACTTATTGTACTATGCCATCTGCTCTTGAGCATCCATTGAAAAAGTTCTATACTGTGAAATACATGCTAGTAGCCATCATCTAGTATAAGGCCAAATAGGTAATTAAATAATTCAAAATCAATACTGAGGAAGTCAGGAATAGcccaaacaaaagaaaaggaacaacTGAATCTGCAGTTGTAAATTAAAATGAATCCTCTTCCATAAGAAAATGCACATGCAGAACTGACTGCAAGAATTGCCAGTTGAATATGGACACCAGATCAGACAATTCCTGAATCCTCAGGGATGGTAATGAAACTGGTGCACTCACCTGAGGTAAAGGTCCTAGTACATTGCAGTACAGAAACTAAACCTAGATTTCTGATTGCTTCAGCTTTACCTCACTCCTAGTTTATTGGTCAATTTCATGTTTTCCACAACTAGATCAAAGTTAACATAAAAAGCACAACCACATGAACAAGATTCAACCAAGGGGCATCATCATCTTGTACCTTAAGCTAATGTAACAGAGTTTTTATGCTCAGATAAATCTGAACCAGTGTTGATTGAAGAATAACAAGCTATTTCAACTGCAATACCATTTCACATTTATTCGTATGTACCCTTCTAAAGCCACCAATCAATCTTGCTTTCCTCATTCCTCAACAAGTTAACACCATCGTCATAGATAAACCTACATGTTCACCTAGAAATGGAGCAATTCTAAAACAGCAACATAACTATTTCAATCCAAAACACCTATCCCTGTTTCCTAAGGATATAATCTTCTACAAAATGCCGGAGGGTCACGAACAGCACATTTCAAGCGGGGCATCTCAGTTGTTCAAGCTCAACTAAAAAACAGCAGAAATCGGAGATTAACAATTACAACCAATACAACAGAAGAGACACCCACCTTTCGCGGCAGGACGCGGACGCTCTCGACGAGTTCTCCCTGCCCGGCGTGCTGAGACCAAACCTGGAGCCTGAACAGcctggagaggaagaaggagcggCCGAGGTGGTCGACGAGCTTGCGGATCTGCTTGGACTGCACGGAGATGAGGCGCTTATTGCCACCCTCCTGGCCGTTCTCCTGCTCGAAGACGATGGAGGGGACGCGCCCGGCCTTGCGCTCCTTGGCAGAGACGTGGCGGCCCGAGGAGGCGCGCGGCACGGCGAGGATCACCTCGTCGTGCTTGGGGTTCGGCCGCGGGTGGCCCGGGAGGTAGTCGTACGGCGGGGAGAGCGGGTCGGCGCCGTGGTGGTCCGCCGGGGAGACGatcgcctcggcggcggcggcggcggtgaggtggcggcggaggagggggagggtgaGGGTTTGGAGCGGTCGCCGGAGGAGCATGGTTGAGCGGCGTAGGGTTTTGGGGGAAGACGGTGGGGAGAGGAAGCGAGTGCGTCTGGGGCTTGGCCTGTCTTGGGGCGAGTGGAGCGAGGTGGGTGCTTAGGTGGGGGGTGTGGGCTTTGGTGCTGGGCTCGGCGAGGCCCGTGGGCCGAAAAGTGGGAAAAAAACGCGTGGTGATGCGTTCGGAAGCAACTAGAAAACAGGCCGCGCGCCCCTTTGGAGTGAACCATCATAGGAAGATCTTTCGCTTTGTAAAATGGGGTGCTTTTTTTCCCAGCCTCCCTAGTTGCTTTGTAAAATGGAACCATGATGCTTGGTCGAAAGTCGAGCTGTGATGTGTCTCGCAGTGATCCAAGTGATATAACTGGAACCAAAAAGTGAATCTGCAAAGAATATGCCAAAATATTTAGGAAGCAATCCATAGACACATGCATCAATCAAATGGTTATTGTTGTGTATACTCCAGAAATGTTGCTGCAAACATTGGTAAAAAAACTGCTTCATCATCGATGTTTTGAATTGGTGCTAATGTCATTGAATGGCCAGCTCAATTGTGTTTTTGGTGCTCAAATGGCTCCTGTCAGATTACCACTATTAGCATTATCCGAGACTTGGAAATTCAGAAAACTAACTTCAAGAACTACCTTGCATGGAAGACTCAGTGCGTAATGGAGGTTTGAACTCATGGTACATAACAGATTGAAGGTAACGTTGTGTGGCGTGAGGAAGAACAATTTGCAGGAAGTAGATTGGGAAGGAAACTTGGCTAATAGAAATTAAGAATACATTGAGGTGAGTGAGGGCACATGCTCTCACTCAAATTTTGGATGCTAAACGTGTCAGCAAATTTTCATCATGCTAAAGTTTTTGATAACCTGTTTTCTCTTAAGGTGTGCCTTCCCTCAATATTTACTCTAGGTCCGCCCCCAGGAACCACCTTGttatctagtatttaaatgtaTACGGAAACTGAGTTGAACCATTTCTGAAGTTTGAGTACATTTGTCTGATGCTTCCGCAGATAGTTAACAGGTCAGTGTGCAGATTCTCTATCCTCAGTGGTTCAGTCCATCATAAGAGCAATAAAATTTAAAAATTGTAATCAACTGGAAGATGTTGAAAGTACTAGAGAAAATCTAGGTGCATCTATTCTTATGTTTCAAATTTCTATTAAAATCAGG
This window encodes:
- the LOC101756647 gene encoding uncharacterized protein LOC101756647 yields the protein MLLRRPLQTLTLPLLRRHLTAAAAAEAIVSPADHHGADPLSPPYDYLPGHPRPNPKHDEVILAVPRASSGRHVSAKERKAGRVPSIVFEQENGQEGGNKRLISVQSKQIRKLVDHLGRSFFLSRLFRLQVWSQHAGQGELVESVRVLPRKVHLHAGTDEPLTVTFMRAPSSALLKIDVPLMFIGEDASPGLRKGAYFNTIKRTVKYLCPADIVPPYIEVDLSELDVGQKLLMRDLKVHPALKLLQSPDQPICSIIGSRAPEQKKGK